The Primulina eburnea isolate SZY01 chromosome 13, ASM2296580v1, whole genome shotgun sequence genome includes a region encoding these proteins:
- the LOC140810909 gene encoding U-box domain-containing protein 35-like: MANEQNNSDQGLIIPVVAIDRNKNSQFAVKWAVENLRLKDNRIILVHVISTAQPDLYSQNAVPKQSHAPTQSEIQQMFLPYRGFCGRKGVRVKDVIIHDLDIANALCEYIKANFITTILLGASTRNAISRAFRNADVPSCVAKSAPDYCSVYVISKGGKALKIKSATELTVPTSATSDGASDTSFSPEFHRLGSWRTATSSEKVSPLNSSTNIMEYHPMEPWIRPPLSSKTSSSQSSQGSNELLHMATWEGRWGSKIPIPGNSAASSFEYTPFGSSSTSPLDSMGFISEFCHAPVNKQVSNSKNYVLNNNLLIQTKDNLHRASCGSSYQSEVHSFGLSDGSIEFIDHPRLSNVSRSSISSSKDAGMEDELRRLKLELMHITKMYNEACKETAIAREKVREIDQWKLEEASNSEGANNVQKWALAIVESEEQNCSAAVMEVTEAPQLAEVEFEKKRHAETKFKHEAEEKQMVILARGVSRYRRYTINEIEVATNNFSSSCKIGEGGYGPVYRGFLDHTRVAVKILKPDVSQGLKQFQREVDVLSRMRHPHMVILLGACPEYGCLVYEYMENGNLEDRLYRKNGTRPLSWGVRFRIAAEVAIALNFLHNTRPEPLVHRDLKPANILLDKNYVSKISDVGLSRMVPASSSESGTQYHATVAAGTFCYIDPEYQQTGMLGTKSDIYSLGILLLQIITARQAMGLTHHVDRAIQTGRFAEILDPSVKDWPVEEALKFAELALKCCELRRRDRPELDSVILPELERLRDL, encoded by the exons ATGGCGAATGAGCAGAATAATTCAGATCAAGGGCTGATTATCCCGGTCGTGGCAATCGACAGAAACAAGAACAGCCAATTCGCCGTCAAATGGGCCGTCGAGAATTTAAGGTTGAAGGATAATCGAATTATCCTCGTACATGTTATAAGCACCGCTCAACCAGATTTGTATTCTC AGAATGCTGTCCCAAAGCAAAGCCATGCACCTACTCAATCTGAAATCCAACAAATGTTCCTTCCTTATCGCGGCTTTTGTGGGCGAAAAGGG GTCCGTGTGAAGGATGTGATAATCCATGACCTTGACATTGCGAATGCCCTTTGTGAGTACATCAAAGCTAACTTCATCACCACCATTCTACTTGGTGCTTCAACCCGAAATGCCATATCAAG GGCATTTAGAAATGCTGATGTTCCAAGCTGTGTAGCGAAATCTGCACCTGATTATTGTTCAGTTTATGTAATATCAAAGGGAGGAAAAGCCCTGAAAATTAAATCTGCTACCGAACTCACCGTACCCACCTCTGCAACTAGTGATGGCGCTTCGGACACTTCATTCTCCCCTGAATTTCATCG ACTAGGGAGTTGGAGAACTGCTACTTCCTCTGAGAAGGTATCGCCCCTAAATTCATCGACTAACATCATGGAATATCACCCCATGGAACCATGGATTAGGCCACCTTTGAGCAGCAAGACTTCTTCATCTCAAAGCTCACAGGGCAGCAACGAGTTACTGCATATGGCCACTTGGGAAGGGCGATGGGGCAGTAAGATTCCTATTCCTGGGAATTCAGCAGCTTCAAGCTTTGAATATACGCCCTTTGGTAGCAGCAGCACCTCACCGCTGGATTCCATGGGATTCATCAGTGAATTTTGTCACGCACCAGTTAATAAACAGGTTTCTAACAGCAAGAATTATGTACTCAACAATAATCTACTGATTCAAACAAAAGATAATTTGCATCGCGCCTCTTGTGGCTCGAGCTACCAATCTGAGGTGCACAGTTTCGGCCTGTCTGATGGCTCCATTGAGTTCATAGATCATCCCCGGTTATCAAACGTGTCCAGGAGTTCTATTAGCTCCTCTAAAGATGCA GGAATGGAGGATGAATTGAGGAGATTGAAACTAGAGTTAATGCACATCACAAAAATGTATAATGAAGCTTGTAAAGAAACTGCAATTGCTAGGGAGAAG GTTAGAGAGATAGACCAATGGAAATTAGAGGAGGCTAGTAACTCGGAAGGCGCCAATAATGTGCAAAAATGGGCATTAGCTATAGTGGAAAGTGAGGAGCAAAACTGCAGTGCTGCAGTTATGGAGGTGACTGAGGCTCCACAGTTAGCAGAAGTCGAGTTTGAGAAGAAAAGGCATGCAGAAACCAAGTTCAAACATGAGGCTGAAGAGAAGCAGATGGTGATATTGGCACGCGGTGTGAGTAGATATAGGAGGTACACGATCAACGAAATAGAAGTTGCAACTAATAACTTCTCTAGTTCATGTAAAATCGGCGAAGGTGGATATGGACCTGTTTACAGGGGTTTTCTCGATCACACACGGGTGGCCGTTAAGATTCTGAAACCGGATGTATCACAAGGCCTTAAGCAATTCCAAAGAGAG GTCGATGTTTTGAGCCGAATGAGACATCCGCACATGGTGATCCTTTTAGGTGCCTGTCCCGAGTATGGTTGCCTCGTGTATGAGTACATGGAAAATGGAAATTTAGAAGACAGGCTTTACCGCAAAAACGGCACGCGACCTTTGTCCTGGGGAGTCCGTTTCAGGATAGCCGCGGAAGTCGCCATTGCACTCAACTTTCTTCACAACACAAGACCAGAGCCGCTTGTGCATCGCGACCTCAAACCAGCCAATATTCTCTTGGACAAGAATTACGTTAGCAAAATCAGCGACGTGGGCCTTTCCAGGATGGTTCCAGCATCTTCATCTGAAAGTGGCACTCAATATCACGCGACAGTAGCAGCAGGCACGTTCTGTTACATTGATCCGGAGTACCAACAAACAGGGATGTTGGGTACCAAGTCAGACATCTACTCACTTGGAATCCTGTTGCTGCAAATTATTACTGCCAGGCAAGCAATGGGTCTGACGCACCACGTCGATAGAGCGATCCAGACGGGGCGATTTGCCGAAATACTTGATCCAAGCGTGAAAGATTGGCCTGTTGAGGAGGCACTTAAGTTTGCAGAACTGGCTTTGAAATGCTGTGAACTGAGGAGAAGGGACCGGCCTGAGCTGGATTCGGTGATATTGCCGGAATTGGAAAGACTAAGAGACCTGTAA
- the LOC140809800 gene encoding exopolygalacturonase clone GBGE184-like — protein sequence MTSPIGVRAVCLVLGMACLLMIDQAESHAVGARRSLVGETVFDVMKFGAVANGRKDNSMAFIRAWNAACRSPNPAKLLIPRGDFVTGEVVFKGPCVKPIVIEIQGNLLASTDLSLYSSGAWLMIDEVIGVVVTGGGTINGRGQSSWQFGNGKGGPLLPTSLVFQSVQYGAMYSLNFMNSMGFHTKITDSSNVAFSNLRISAPGKSPNTDGLHISSSTNVNITDSIIGTGDDCVSVGHGNNNVLVARIFCGPGHGLSVGSLGKRPDETNLSRVTIINCTLTGTTNGARIKTYHASPRLLATGIYFQDLVMNQVKNPIIIDQHYDSKKKRQQSNVQLKDVHFRNIRGTTVSAVPINLNCSSTFPCTDVELSNIYLAPFGLVGPLRSTCFSAKFFAKGPVVPPGPAFCV from the exons ATGACGAGTCCGATCGGAGTTCGGGCAGTATGCCTAGTTTTGGGCATGGCTTGCTTGCTCATGATCGACCAGGCCGAATCCCATGCCGTTGGTGCCCGTCGTAGCCTAGTTGGCGAGACAGTTTTTGACGTTATGAAGTTTGGGGCTGTGGCCAATGGTAGAAAAGACAATTCTATG GCATTCATACGGGCCTGGAATGCAGCATGCAGATCTCCCAATCCAGCGAAGCTTCTAATCCCGCGCGGAGATTTTGTTACCGGGGAGGTTGTGTTCAAAGGACCCTGCGTAAAACCCATCGTCATCGAAATCCAGGGCAACCTGTTGGCTAGCACCGATCTCAGTCTCTACTCCTCCGGCGCCTGGCTCATGATTGATGAAGTTATTGGCGTTGTGGTTACTGGCGGAGGGACCATCAATGGCCGGGGGCAATCTTCTTGGCAGTTTGGCAACGGCAAGGGCGGCCCACTACTTCCCACA TCTCTAGTGTTCCAGTCTGTGCAATACGGGGCGATGTACAGCTTGAATTTCATGAACAGCATGGGTTTCCACACCAAGATAACGGACAGCAGCAACGTGGCTTTCTCGAACCTGAGAATCTCGGCCCCTGGAAAGAGCCCCAACACAGACGGCCTGCATATCAGCAGCTCCACAAATGTTAATATCACCGATTCCATCATTGGAACCGGGGACGATTGCGTTTCGGTAGGCCATGGCAACAACAATGTTCTAGTTGCCAGAATTTTCTGTGGCCCAGGACATGGCCTCAG CGTCGGATCCCTGGGAAAGAGACCAGATGAAACAAACTTGAGCCGAGTCACCATCATCAACTGCACACTCACAGGAACAACAAATGGTGCAAGAATCAAAACCTACCACGCATCGCCACGCTTGCTCGCCACCGGAATTTATTTCCAGGACCTCGTGATGAACCAAGTTAAAAATCCCATCATCATCGACCAGCACTACGACTCCAAGAAAAAACGCCAG CAATCGAACGTCCAGCTCAAAGATGTTCACTTCAGGAACATAAGAGGAACAACAGTTTCAGCAGTTCCAATAAATCTCAACTGCAGTTCCACATTCCCCTGCACCGACGTGGAATTGTCTAACATATATTTGGCGCCGTTTGGCCTTGTCGGCCCTCTTAGATCTACATGCTTCAGTGCCAAGTTCTTTGCTAAAGGGCCAGTGGTTCCTCCAGGCCCCGCATTTTGTGTGTAG